Proteins encoded together in one Flavobacteriales bacterium window:
- the gldM gene encoding gliding motility protein GldM, with translation MASAKLPPRQKMINMMYLVLTAILALNVSKEVLDAFAIMDAELVRSERAHEQRSQVEYAVFADMAKRFPDKFAAKHEEAKRVKAMADSIVSHLEGIKTATIAKADGLEPRLLRGTDADGRDTLRALLMLEKKDDRDVLTHALVGSEPGSPRTGDGSAHGIRMRITAFRDSLKGLAGEKGQALSASLDALFDFSDRRDASGTLNNWESINFYDVPLAAGIATLSKLQADVRAAENDMVKWLYRSAELEDYRFGTLTTAVVPQSSLIMLGDSFRADVFLAAYDPRNPAQVKLKDGQELPIGTDGKAKLRVRGNAIGEQRVEGSIRFDGPKGIEEIPYATSYQVMAPLLVASPTKMNVLYRGVENPIELSVPGIAAERIQASISTGRISRSGNGWVATGMTDSKAEVFATATLADGSTRRIGPVMFRVKNLPPPSAYVKDKGSADTWIALNDLKHAPGVTVKTNTEFGDVWTAKSYTFSFQRGSSNPIDHVCQGAAFSSDIKQVIAKVRPGDKIVIENIAAQLSNGQGPVVKLGAIALKVR, from the coding sequence ATGGCCTCCGCGAAGCTCCCTCCCCGCCAGAAGATGATCAACATGATGTACCTCGTGCTCACCGCGATCCTCGCGCTGAACGTGAGCAAGGAGGTGCTCGATGCCTTCGCCATCATGGATGCCGAGCTCGTGCGCAGCGAGCGTGCGCACGAGCAGCGCTCACAGGTGGAGTATGCCGTCTTCGCCGATATGGCCAAGCGCTTCCCCGACAAATTCGCGGCGAAGCATGAAGAAGCGAAGCGCGTGAAGGCCATGGCCGATTCGATCGTAAGCCATCTCGAAGGGATCAAGACCGCCACCATCGCCAAGGCCGATGGCCTGGAGCCCCGGCTCCTGCGCGGCACCGATGCCGATGGACGCGACACGCTTCGCGCACTGCTCATGCTCGAGAAGAAGGACGACCGCGATGTGCTCACGCATGCGCTCGTGGGCAGCGAGCCCGGATCGCCGCGCACGGGCGATGGATCCGCGCACGGCATCCGCATGCGCATCACGGCGTTCCGCGACAGCCTGAAGGGATTGGCCGGTGAGAAGGGGCAGGCGCTATCGGCTTCGCTCGATGCCCTCTTCGACTTCAGCGACCGGCGTGATGCCAGCGGCACGCTCAACAACTGGGAGAGCATCAACTTCTATGATGTGCCCTTGGCGGCGGGCATCGCTACGCTCAGCAAGCTCCAGGCGGATGTGCGCGCGGCGGAGAACGACATGGTGAAGTGGCTCTACCGCAGCGCAGAGCTTGAGGATTACCGCTTCGGAACCCTCACCACCGCCGTGGTGCCGCAGAGCAGCCTCATCATGCTCGGTGATTCCTTCCGCGCGGATGTCTTCCTGGCCGCTTATGATCCGCGCAATCCGGCCCAGGTCAAGCTGAAGGACGGGCAAGAGCTGCCCATCGGCACCGATGGCAAGGCCAAGCTCCGCGTGCGGGGCAATGCCATCGGTGAGCAGCGCGTGGAGGGCTCGATCCGGTTCGATGGCCCCAAGGGCATCGAGGAGATCCCATACGCGACTTCATACCAGGTGATGGCGCCGCTACTGGTGGCTAGTCCAACCAAGATGAATGTGCTCTATCGCGGGGTCGAGAACCCCATCGAGCTATCGGTGCCCGGAATAGCGGCGGAGCGGATCCAGGCCAGCATCAGCACAGGCCGCATCAGCCGCAGCGGCAACGGCTGGGTGGCGACGGGAATGACCGACTCCAAGGCCGAGGTTTTTGCCACCGCCACCTTGGCTGATGGCAGCACGCGAAGGATCGGGCCAGTGATGTTCCGGGTGAAGAACCTTCCTCCGCCCTCAGCTTACGTGAAGGACAAGGGCTCTGCCGACACCTGGATCGCGCTCAATGACTTGAAGCACGCCCCTGGAGTGACGGTGAAGACGAACACGGAATTCGGGGATGTGTGGACGGCGAAGAGCTACACGTTCAGCTTTCAGCGCGGCAGCAGCAATCCCATCGATCATGTGTGCCAAGGGGCGGCGTTCAGCTCGGATATCAAGCAGGTGATCGCAAAGGTGAGGCCGGGGGATAAGATCGTGATCGAGAACATCGCGGCTCAGTTGAGCAACGGCCAAGGGCCCGTGGTGAAGCTCGGCGCCATTGCACTTAAAGTCCGATAG
- the era gene encoding GTPase Era: MPHKAGYANIIGEPNVGKSTLLNALLGEQLVIANPKAQTTRHRILGILNGDDHQMVLSDTPGILDPQYKMHERMMSAVDEAIIDADILIVLVEIGQKPEKAENVLKRARRFKGRKVLLVNKVDAAPETAILPALEAWQTALPDAKVVPLSALHGLNVQELKAYLIEHLPEHPPYFPKDELSDRNMRFFISEIIREKVLANYKQEIPYSTQVVVNSYEEAPEIVRIQADVIVMRESQKGIVIGEGGNALRRLGTQARIAISKFIDQKVFLDLKVKVDPDWREDEKKLKRYGY, from the coding sequence ATGCCGCACAAGGCCGGATACGCCAACATCATCGGTGAGCCCAACGTGGGGAAGAGCACCTTGCTCAATGCCTTGCTTGGCGAACAGCTGGTGATCGCTAATCCGAAGGCGCAGACCACGCGTCACCGGATCCTGGGCATCCTAAACGGCGACGACCACCAGATGGTGCTCAGCGACACGCCCGGCATCCTCGATCCGCAATACAAGATGCACGAGCGCATGATGAGTGCCGTGGACGAGGCCATCATCGACGCCGACATCCTCATCGTGCTGGTGGAGATCGGACAGAAGCCCGAGAAGGCAGAGAACGTGCTCAAGCGCGCCCGTCGCTTCAAGGGCCGCAAGGTGCTGCTGGTGAACAAAGTGGACGCGGCTCCGGAAACGGCGATCCTCCCCGCGCTGGAGGCCTGGCAAACCGCGCTGCCCGACGCCAAGGTCGTGCCTTTGAGCGCCCTGCATGGCCTGAATGTGCAGGAGCTGAAAGCTTACCTGATCGAGCACCTGCCCGAGCATCCGCCGTATTTCCCGAAGGATGAGCTGAGCGACCGCAACATGCGCTTCTTCATCAGCGAGATCATCCGTGAAAAGGTGCTCGCGAACTATAAGCAGGAGATCCCCTACAGCACGCAGGTGGTTGTGAACAGCTACGAGGAGGCCCCGGAGATCGTGCGGATCCAGGCCGATGTGATCGTGATGCGTGAGAGCCAGAAGGGCATCGTGATCGGCGAAGGCGGAAACGCGCTGCGCAGGCTCGGGACCCAAGCGCGCATCGCCATCTCCAAGTTCATTGATCAGAAGGTCTTCCTGGACCTGAAGGTGAAGGTGGATCCCGATTGGCGCGAGGATGAGAAGAAGCTGAAGCGATACGGATACTGA
- the der gene encoding ribosome biogenesis GTPase Der → MGNIVAIVGRPNVGKSTLFNRLIERREAITDPTAGTTRDRHYGKSEWNGILYSVIDTGGYISGTDDVFEAEIRKQVRLAIDEADTILFMVDVNGGVTSADETIAELLRRSKKPVLLAANKVDTHDRQYLTADFYALGLGEVHAIAAASGAGTGDLLDELIKTFRKPTEDPEPDIPKIAIVGRPNVGKSSLVNAMLGREQSIVTPVAGTTRDTANTRWSVFGHDLILLDTAGIRKKAKVDEDIEFYSVMRSIRAIEDSDICILMLDAREAMQQQDLHILSIIQKNGKGLVVVVNKWDLIEKETNTMKGFEAEVKRRMEPFTDVPVVFTSVVEKQRLLKVMEMVMQVHEDRRRRIPTRKLNDVLLPEIERQPPPMYKSKQVTIKFIQQLPLHVPSFVFHCNLPQYIKPSYERFLENRLREHWRFTGVPIRLYFRKK, encoded by the coding sequence ATGGGAAACATCGTCGCTATCGTAGGCCGCCCCAACGTGGGCAAGAGCACCCTCTTCAACCGCTTGATCGAGCGGCGCGAGGCCATCACTGACCCGACCGCCGGCACCACGCGCGACCGCCACTACGGCAAGAGCGAATGGAACGGCATCCTCTACAGCGTCATCGACACCGGCGGCTACATCAGCGGCACCGACGATGTGTTCGAGGCCGAGATCCGCAAGCAGGTGAGGCTCGCCATCGACGAGGCAGACACGATCCTCTTCATGGTGGATGTGAACGGCGGCGTGACCAGCGCCGATGAGACCATTGCGGAGCTGCTGCGCAGGAGCAAGAAGCCCGTGCTGCTCGCGGCGAACAAGGTGGATACCCACGACCGGCAATACCTGACCGCCGATTTCTATGCCCTCGGCCTCGGCGAGGTGCATGCCATCGCAGCGGCCAGCGGCGCAGGCACCGGCGACCTGCTCGACGAGCTGATCAAGACCTTCCGCAAGCCCACCGAGGATCCGGAGCCGGACATCCCCAAGATCGCCATCGTGGGCCGGCCCAACGTGGGCAAGAGCTCCCTGGTGAATGCCATGCTGGGCCGCGAGCAGAGCATAGTGACACCGGTGGCGGGCACCACGCGCGATACCGCCAACACGCGCTGGAGCGTCTTCGGCCACGACCTAATCCTGCTCGATACCGCCGGCATCCGCAAGAAGGCCAAGGTCGATGAGGACATCGAATTCTACAGCGTGATGCGCTCCATCCGCGCCATCGAGGATAGCGACATCTGCATCCTGATGCTCGATGCGCGCGAGGCCATGCAGCAGCAGGACCTGCACATCCTCTCCATCATCCAGAAGAACGGCAAGGGCCTGGTGGTGGTGGTGAACAAGTGGGACCTGATCGAGAAGGAGACCAACACCATGAAAGGCTTCGAGGCCGAAGTGAAGCGCCGCATGGAGCCCTTCACCGATGTGCCCGTGGTCTTCACCAGCGTGGTGGAGAAGCAGCGCTTGCTCAAGGTGATGGAGATGGTGATGCAGGTCCATGAGGACCGCAGGCGCCGGATCCCCACGCGCAAGCTCAACGATGTGCTGCTGCCCGAGATCGAGCGGCAGCCGCCGCCCATGTACAAGAGCAAGCAGGTCACCATCAAGTTCATCCAGCAACTGCCCTTGCACGTGCCCAGCTTCGTCTTCCACTGCAACCTGCCGCAGTACATCAAGCCCAGCTACGAGCGGTTCCTCGAGAACCGCCTGCGCGAGCACTGGCGCTTCACGGGCGTGCCGATCCGGTTGTACTTCAGGAAGAAGTAG
- a CDS encoding TonB-dependent receptor, which translates to MSILGVAEHLLRRSGLSTGLAAFLIPLNAFGQQVTVVDAATLKPLEAATVHHPGTGASAITDARGRAELSAFTGADSISFRMIGYEPRVLSYQQVLGMGNRVGMSALPFRLDAFVVSANRWEQERERVPDQITVINPREVALNNPGTAADMLQQSGEVFMQKSQLGGGSPMLRGFAANRVLIVVDGVRMNNAIYRAGNLQNVISVDANAIDRAEVIHGPGAMTYGSDAIGGVMDFHLLRARFSMDSSLLLHGGAMARYGSAANEMGGNLHFGLGGRKLAFVGNASFTRFGDLRAGSVGPMDYQRPWYVERINDIDSMVVNDDPNLQVGSAYDNINLFGKLAFKPVETLELGVNVYYSTTTDVPRYDRLIELRPNGMPRSAEWYYGPQEWMMGSFTAKHWAKRGPWSTARLSIANQDYTESRNDRNYRNASKRTQAEQIGGIWTNLDFEKRISARTQLLYGAEHVTNTVASSGVRVNQTTSEETIINSRYPNGAEWSTGSAYIGAMHDATDRLTLSAGARCNWSALEARFDTSLFAYPATSTSLSNSAITGNLGAAFRPGTGWKLSIDLSTGFRAPNIDDIGKVFDSEPGAVIVPNPDLKAEYAYSAEAGIEKTMSEKIRLRGNAFYVLLDNAMVRRPFTLNGADSISYDGEPSRVDAIQNAAQARVIGFTLGIDARITKNLALDARYNWQDGVEQDDASTTDVPLRHAPPPFGQAGITWERKKVRVQAFVQFSSGFTFDELPPSEQAKLPVYALDAEMRPHAPSWHTLNLRASYQVSRVVLVSGGVENITDQRYRPYSSGISAPGRNFIIALRARF; encoded by the coding sequence ATGTCCATCCTTGGAGTCGCGGAACATTTGCTTCGGAGGAGCGGATTGTCGACGGGCCTTGCGGCGTTCCTGATTCCGCTGAATGCCTTTGGCCAACAGGTCACCGTGGTTGATGCCGCCACCTTGAAGCCGCTGGAGGCTGCAACGGTGCATCATCCCGGCACGGGCGCCTCGGCCATCACGGATGCGCGCGGTCGTGCCGAACTCAGCGCTTTCACCGGCGCCGATTCCATCAGCTTCCGCATGATCGGCTACGAGCCCCGCGTGCTCAGCTATCAGCAAGTGCTCGGCATGGGCAATCGGGTCGGCATGTCGGCGCTGCCCTTCAGGCTCGATGCCTTCGTGGTGAGCGCCAACCGCTGGGAGCAGGAGCGCGAGCGCGTGCCTGACCAGATCACCGTGATCAACCCGCGTGAGGTAGCGCTGAACAACCCCGGCACGGCTGCCGACATGCTGCAGCAGAGCGGGGAGGTCTTCATGCAGAAGAGCCAGCTGGGCGGCGGCAGCCCCATGCTGCGCGGCTTCGCGGCCAACCGCGTGCTCATCGTGGTCGATGGCGTGCGCATGAACAACGCCATCTACCGGGCGGGCAATTTGCAGAACGTGATCAGCGTGGATGCCAACGCGATCGATCGCGCGGAGGTGATCCACGGGCCAGGCGCCATGACCTATGGCAGCGATGCCATCGGCGGCGTGATGGATTTCCACCTGCTGCGTGCGCGATTCAGCATGGACAGCAGCTTGTTGCTCCACGGCGGCGCGATGGCCCGCTATGGATCGGCGGCCAACGAGATGGGCGGCAACCTCCATTTCGGGCTCGGAGGCCGGAAGCTCGCCTTCGTGGGCAATGCCTCCTTCACCCGATTCGGCGATCTCCGGGCCGGCAGCGTTGGCCCCATGGACTACCAGCGTCCATGGTACGTGGAGCGCATCAACGACATCGATTCCATGGTGGTGAACGATGACCCCAACTTGCAGGTGGGCAGCGCATACGACAACATCAACCTCTTCGGCAAGCTGGCCTTCAAGCCTGTTGAGACGCTCGAGCTGGGTGTGAACGTGTACTACAGCACCACCACGGATGTGCCCCGCTACGACCGCTTGATCGAGCTACGGCCCAACGGCATGCCGCGCTCTGCGGAGTGGTACTATGGTCCGCAGGAGTGGATGATGGGCAGTTTCACGGCGAAGCATTGGGCGAAGCGCGGCCCTTGGAGCACTGCACGCCTCTCCATCGCAAACCAGGATTACACCGAGAGCCGCAATGACCGGAACTACCGCAACGCGAGCAAGCGGACACAAGCAGAGCAGATCGGCGGCATCTGGACCAATCTCGATTTCGAGAAACGGATTAGCGCGCGGACCCAGTTGCTGTATGGAGCTGAGCATGTCACCAATACGGTGGCATCATCCGGTGTCCGTGTGAACCAGACCACGAGCGAGGAGACCATCATCAACTCGCGGTATCCGAATGGCGCGGAATGGAGCACGGGCTCTGCGTACATCGGCGCCATGCATGACGCTACCGACCGCCTCACGCTGTCTGCTGGTGCCCGCTGCAACTGGTCGGCGTTGGAAGCGCGATTCGATACATCGCTCTTCGCGTACCCGGCCACAAGCACAAGCCTGAGCAACAGTGCGATCACGGGCAACCTGGGCGCGGCGTTCCGACCGGGTACCGGCTGGAAGCTCTCAATCGATCTGAGCACAGGTTTCCGCGCGCCCAACATCGACGACATCGGGAAGGTCTTCGATAGTGAGCCGGGCGCGGTGATCGTGCCTAACCCGGACCTGAAGGCGGAGTACGCCTACAGCGCGGAAGCAGGCATCGAGAAGACCATGAGCGAGAAGATCCGCCTGCGCGGCAACGCGTTCTACGTGCTGCTGGACAACGCCATGGTGCGCCGGCCCTTCACGCTCAATGGGGCGGACAGCATCTCGTACGACGGTGAGCCCAGCCGTGTGGACGCCATCCAGAACGCTGCGCAGGCCCGTGTGATCGGCTTCACGCTCGGCATCGATGCGCGCATCACGAAGAACCTGGCGCTCGATGCGCGCTACAACTGGCAGGATGGCGTGGAGCAGGACGATGCGAGCACGACCGATGTGCCCCTGCGTCACGCACCGCCGCCGTTCGGTCAAGCGGGCATCACTTGGGAGCGGAAGAAGGTGCGCGTGCAGGCATTCGTGCAGTTCAGCAGCGGCTTCACCTTCGATGAGCTTCCACCGAGCGAGCAGGCCAAGCTGCCGGTCTACGCGCTTGATGCGGAAATGCGCCCCCATGCGCCGTCTTGGCACACGCTGAATTTGCGCGCATCGTACCAGGTCAGCAGGGTGGTGCTGGTTTCCGGAGGCGTGGAGAACATCACGGACCAGCGCTATCGTCCTTATTCATCGGGCATCTCGGCGCCGGGCAGGAACTTCATCATCGCGCTGCGGGCGAGGTTCTGA
- a CDS encoding aminotransferase class I/II-fold pyridoxal phosphate-dependent enzyme — MDLSDILTHLGEDRERGFDAVVPPIVQSGNFTYSTVAAMRSVVQHEFDRPLYTRGYNPTVAMLRKKIAALEHAEDALVFSSGSAAIAAAVIAFTKAGDHIVCVRKPYSWTKKLLADLLVRFGVEHTFVDGTDAENYRRAIKPNTSFFILESPNSLTFELQDIAEVCAIAKEHGIATLCDNSFNSPLFQSPISLGCDMVAHSATKYLNGHSDVVAGVLAGSHERMRQVMGKEFMTLGACPSPHDAWLLTRGLRTLPLRMDRSADNAEKVARFLESHPKVKEVHWPGLESHPQHALAQRQMKRVAGLMSIELDAPDVAAVERFCDSLKRFLIAVSWGGYESLQWPVCALQGPSGYYTDLPFTMVRLYIGLEEPQSLIADLEQGLARI; from the coding sequence ATGGACCTGAGCGACATCCTCACCCACCTCGGCGAAGACCGCGAGCGCGGATTCGATGCCGTGGTGCCGCCCATCGTGCAGAGCGGCAACTTCACCTACTCGACCGTAGCCGCCATGCGCTCCGTAGTGCAGCATGAATTCGACCGCCCCCTTTACACGCGAGGCTACAATCCCACTGTGGCCATGCTGCGGAAGAAGATCGCCGCGCTGGAGCATGCGGAGGATGCGCTCGTCTTCAGCAGCGGCAGCGCGGCCATCGCGGCGGCGGTGATCGCCTTCACCAAGGCGGGCGACCACATCGTGTGCGTGCGGAAGCCCTACAGCTGGACGAAGAAGCTGCTGGCAGACCTGCTCGTTCGCTTCGGCGTGGAGCACACCTTCGTCGATGGCACCGACGCAGAGAACTACCGCCGAGCCATCAAGCCGAACACCAGCTTCTTTATCCTGGAGAGCCCAAACTCGCTCACCTTCGAGCTGCAGGATATCGCGGAGGTGTGCGCCATCGCTAAGGAGCATGGCATCGCCACGCTATGCGATAACAGCTTCAACAGCCCGCTCTTCCAAAGCCCGATCAGCCTAGGCTGCGACATGGTCGCGCACAGCGCCACGAAATACCTCAACGGCCACAGCGATGTGGTGGCCGGCGTGCTCGCTGGCAGCCACGAGCGCATGCGGCAGGTGATGGGCAAGGAGTTCATGACGCTTGGCGCCTGTCCTTCACCGCATGACGCGTGGCTGTTGACGCGCGGCCTGCGTACCCTGCCCCTGCGCATGGACCGCAGTGCCGACAACGCGGAGAAGGTGGCGCGCTTCCTTGAGTCGCACCCGAAGGTGAAGGAGGTGCATTGGCCCGGGCTGGAGTCGCATCCGCAGCATGCGCTTGCGCAGAGGCAGATGAAGCGGGTGGCGGGATTGATGAGCATTGAACTGGATGCGCCGGACGTGGCTGCGGTGGAGCGTTTCTGCGACAGCTTGAAGCGATTCCTCATCGCCGTGAGCTGGGGCGGTTATGAGAGCCTGCAATGGCCGGTGTGCGCCTTGCAGGGCCCCAGCGGCTACTACACCGACCTGCCCTTCACGATGGTGCGGCTGTACATCGGCCTGGAAGAGCCGCAATCGCTCATCGCCGACCTGGAGCAAGGTCTCGCGCGCATATGA